One segment of Strix aluco isolate bStrAlu1 chromosome 17, bStrAlu1.hap1, whole genome shotgun sequence DNA contains the following:
- the NSFL1C gene encoding NSFL1 cofactor p47, with protein MADREEALREFVAVTGVEEERARFFLESAGWDLQIALASFYEDGGDEDILTLPQPTPSSISRGTAASDHRVTSFRDLVHAQEDDDEEEEGQRFYAGGSERSGQQIVGPPRKKSPNELVEDLFKGAKEHGAVAVDRTAKSGGETSKPKPFAGGGYRLGATPEEESAYVAGERRQNSAQDVHVVLKLWKSGFSLDSGELRSYQDPSNAQFLDDIRRGEVPAELRRLARGGQVNLDMEDHRDEEYVKPKSVFKAFTGEGQKLGSTAPQVMGTSSPAQQAENEAKASSAIAIDESEPITNIQIRLADGGRLVQKFNHNHRIRDIRLFIVDARPAMAATSFVLMTTFPNKELTDENQTLKEANLLNAVIVQRLT; from the exons ATGGCGGACAGGGAGGAGGCGCTGAGGGAGTTCGTGGCCGTGACCGGCGTCGAGGAGGAGCGAGCGCGCTTCTTCCTGGAGTCCGCCGGCTGGGACCTCCAG ATCGCACTTGCCAGTTTCTACGAGGACGGGGGTGACGAGGACATCCTGACTCTGCCCCAGCCGACACCCAGCTCCATATCCAGGGGCACTGCAGCCAG TGACCATAGAGTAACATCGTTTAGAGACCTTGTTCATGCGCAGGAggatgatgatgaagaggaggagggacAGCG GTTTTATGCCGGCGGCTCAGAGAGGAGTGGACAGCAGATCGTGGGTCCTCCGAGGAAGAAGAGTCCCAACGAGCTGGTGGAGGATCTGTTCAAAGGAGCGAAGGAGCACGGTGCGGTGGCGGTTGATCGGACGGCCAAGAGCGGTGGCGAGACTAGCAAGCCTAAA CCCTTCGCAGGGGGAGGGTATCGCCTTGGGGCTACTCCAGAGGAGGAGTCTGCTTACGTGGCAGGAGAGCGGAGACAGAACTCTGCTCAGGAT GTGCACGTTGTACTGAAGCTCTGGAAGAGTGGATTCAGCCTGGACAGTGGAGAGCTGAGGAGCTACCAGGATCCGTCCAATGCCCAGTTTCTTGATGACATCCGCAGAGG GGAAGTCCCGGCAGAGCTGCGCAGGTTAGCGCGGGGCGGGCAGGTGAACCTGGATATGGAGGATCACCGCGACGAGGAGTACGTGAAGCCTAAAAGTGTCTTCAAAGCTTTTACTGGAGAAGGACAGAAGCTGGGCAG CACTGCGCCTCAGGTGATGGGCACCAGCTCGCCAGCCCAGCAGGCAGAGAACGAAGCCAAAGCCAGTTCTGCCATCGCTATTGATGAGTCGGAGCCCATCACCAACATCCAAATCCGGCTCGCTGACGGTGGGCGCCTGGTCCAGAAGTTTAACCACAATCACAG GATCCGTGACATCCGGCTCTTCATAGTAGACGCCCGGCCAGCCATGGCTGCCACCAGCTTTGTCCTCATGACCACCTTCCCAAACAAAGAGCTGACGGACGAGAACCAAACCCTGAAGGAAGCCAACCTGCTCAACGCTGTCATTGTTCAGCGATTAACATAA
- the LOC141931484 gene encoding signal-regulatory protein beta-1-like encodes MGITMAPATRALPLACLMLLLLRRAPGVGAQMGQGFELQQPQTRLLVTAGDTLNLNCTTSGDVLIGHMKWLKVWGSRSETVYGQTGSFPRVTRVVSGSDTDFSIRISDVRPEDAGTYYCVKFIKSVVGEEEFRRGKGTEVSVHALPTPPVVSGPNHRAGPGQSVSFTCTAGGFFPREISVKWLKDDVPISAQQPQITPGWTKSSYNMSSNMTMTLQEDDVRAQLVCEVQHSTLPAPLRGSYRLSRTLRVSPRVRVVRDPPSPVEVNKTLNFTCHVEGFYPGDVAVTWLENGTEIKVENVSQLRENPRGLFELRSLVEVQATEEKNGSVFTCRVVHDAQQPLDRTVTLWIAALTREGQRDQAQMETGATLLSSPILWLGILLEKGLLGGLLLFLFSRRRETPGPPPHPAPCRPPVP; translated from the exons ATGGGAATCACCATGGCTCCGGCAACCCGGGCGCTGCCTCTCGCCTGCCTGATGCTGCTCCTGCTGCGGAGAGCCCCGG GTGTGGGTGCCCAGATGGGTCAGGGCTttgagctgcagcagccccagacCAGGCTGTTGGTGACAGCGGGGGACACACTCAACCTGAACTGCACCACGTCTGGAGATGTTCTCATTGGTCATATGAAGTGGCTGAAGGTCTGGGGCAGCAGGAGCGAGACCGTTTATGGGCAGACGGGCTCCTTCCCCCGCGTGACGAGGGTCGTGAGTGGGTCCGACACAGATTTCAGCATCCGCATCAGCGATGTTCGCCCCGAGGATGCCGGCACCTATTACTGTGTGAAGTTCATCAAATCGGTGGTTGGTGAGGAGGAGTTTCGGCGTGGAAAGGGCACGGAGGTGTCTGTGCACG CCTTACCCACCCCCCCGGTCGTGTCCGGGCCCAACCACAGAGCGGGGCCGGGGCAATCGGTGTCTTTCACCTGCACGGCCGGAGGGTTCTTCCCCAGAGAGATCAGCGTGAAATGGCTCAAGGACGACGTCCCGATCTCGGCTCAGCAGCCCCAGATCACCCCTGGGTGGACAAAATCCTCCTACAACATGTCCAGCAACATGACGATGACGCTGCAGGAGGACGACGTCCGCGCGCAGCTCGTTTGCGAGGTGCAGCACTCCACGCTGCCGGCCCCGCTGAGGGGGAGCTACCGGCTCAGCAGGACCCTGCGAG TTTCCCCCCGTGTCCGCGTGGTCCGTGACCCGCCGAGCCCCGTTGAGGTGAACAAGACCTTGAACTTCACCTGCCACGTGGAGGGGTTTTACCCGGGAGACGTGGCTGTCACCTGGCTGGAGAACGGGACAGAGATAAAGGTGGAGAACGTCTCCCAGCTGAGGGAGAACCCCCGGGGCTTGTTTGAGCTGAGGAGCCTGGTGGAGGTCCAAGCGACGGAGGAGAAGAACGGGTCCGTGTTCACCTGCCGAGTGGTGCACGATGCCCAGCAGCCCCTCGACAGGACGGTCACCCTGTGGATCGCTGCCCTGACCAGGGAGGGACAGAGAGACCAGGCCCAGATGGAGA CTGGCGCGACCCTCCTGTCCAGCCCCATCCTGTGGCTCGGCATCCTGCTGGAGAAGGGGCTCCTCGgcggcctcctcctcttcctcttcagtcGCAGGAGGGAAACACCAGGGCCGCCGCCCCATCCTGCTCCATGTCGGCCCCCGGTTCCTTGA